In one Rhopalosiphum padi isolate XX-2018 chromosome 3, ASM2088224v1, whole genome shotgun sequence genomic region, the following are encoded:
- the LOC132926245 gene encoding zinc finger MYM-type protein 1-like yields the protein MNWLSVGDVTLTEKQLENFNSCGIQNINGLLVVRGEKTWSNEGVSNIKNFERKANKHAISERHLVCQEQFKLLGKNIIDHALSEGRRLQAIKYNEQVGINRRILARLIHVVCYLGKQELAFRGHDERKSSLSKGNYLELLELLSQEEQILKEHFLSNSLFKGTSSDVQNDLIACITDVINTKIMNDLKCANFVSIQADETTDVSCKSQMSIILRYVVDNNIEERFIGFFDVSKDKSAVGLSNILLAEITKWNINDKIICQTYDGAAVMAGNQNGVQAIIKKTYPKALFIHCYAHQLNLIFLHGSKNIKSVRIFISDLTMFHTFFSRSPKRTELLREKGFKLPKSCETRWNYHSRAAATISTHFKELQKAISYVTEGEDWDPISISTAYGLLHKLSNQKFVYLLCLFHRIFIYSDHVFLILQTKCTADVQTCINEIKNLSTQLSAMRNDQNTITECCESAMELNNELQYTDKDINSLKNLTYEILDSIIIQTEVRFQDFHVLKFIELANNNEFINYKKHFPIEKLNQLLKVFPGVFEQERLQNELTVIYNDNNKHLPPKELLNYIIKAELQEVYVELTKLLQLILCIPVTTASSERSMSTLKRIKTFLRNTMTHDRFSNLCTMAIEKKMLSELATDPTFIDNFLNIYLLPFR from the exons CTGACGGAAAAACAACTAGAAAATTTCAATTCGTgtggtattcaaaatataaatggcTTACTGGTAGTCAG AGGAGAGAAAACCTGGAGCAACGAAGgtgtatcaaatataaaaaatttcgaACGAAAAGCAAACAAACATGCTATTTCTGAAAGGCATCTCGTTTGTCAGGAACAATTTAAGTTacttggtaaaaatataattgatcatGCACTATCGGAAGGGCGACGCTTGCaagccataaaatataatgaacaaGTTGGCATTAACCGTCGCATATTAGCTCGATTAATTCATGTTGTGTGTTATTTGGGGAAACAAGAGTTAGCTTTCCGAGGACACGATGAACGAAAAAGCTCATTAAGTAAGGGTAATTATTTAGAGCTATTAGAACTCTTATCGCAAGAAGAACAAATACTCAAAGAACATTTTTTGTCTAACTCTTTATTTAAAGGAACGTCTAGTGATGTGCAAAATGATTTAATTGCTTGTATTACAGAtgtcataaatactaaaataatgaatgatttaaaatgtGCAAATTTTGTGTCTATACAAGCCGACGAAACTACCGATGTATCGTGCAAATCACAAAtgagtattattttaagatacgtTGTTGACAACAACATTGAAGAGAGATTTATAGGTTTTTTTGATGTATCAAAAGATAAAAGTGCTGTTGGGctctcaaatattttattggcaGAAATAACCAAATGGaatataaacgataaaattatatgtCAGACTTATGATGGAGCGGCCGTCATGGCTGGAAACCAAAATGGAGTCCAagccattattaaaaaaacttatccaAAAGCCCTATTTATTCACTGCTATGCCCATCAACTGAACCTAATTTTTTTACATGggtcaaaaaatattaagtccGTCCGTATTTTTATAAGCGACCTTACAATGTTTCACACATTTTTCAGTAGATCACCAAAACGAACTGAGCTGCTTCGGGAAAAAGGTTTTAAGTTGCCAAAAAGTTGTGAAACAAGGTGGAATTACCATTCAAGAGCAGCAGCTACTATAAGTACACATTTTAAAGAACTACAAAAAGCGATATCGTATGTAACAGAGGGGGAAGACTGGGATCCGATTTCTATAAGTACAGCGTATGGGTTACTGcataaattatcaaatcaaaaatttgtgtatttattatgtctGTTTCAtcgaatatttatatactcggatcatgtatttttaatacttcaaaCAAAATGCACTGCGGATGTACAAACttgcataaatgaaataaaaaatttatctaCACAATTATCAGCTATGAGAAATGACCAAAATACTATAACCGAGTGTTGCGAGTCTGCAATGGAATTGAATAACGAACTTCAATATACAGACAAAGATATAAATAGTCTCAAAAATCTGACGTATGAAATATTGGACTCAATAATTATCCAAACTGAAGTTCGATTTCAAGATTTTCAcgttttgaaatttattgagCTCGCAAACAACAATgagtttattaattacaaaaaacattttccAATTGAGAAACTAAATCAACTACTAAAAGTTTTCCCAGGAGTATTCGAACAAGAGAGATTACAAAATGAATTAACAgttatttacaatgataataacaaacatCTTCCACCAAAAGAATtgctgaattatattattaaag CTGAGTTACAAGAAGTGTACGTAGAGCTTACAAAATtgttacaattaattttgtgtattcCTGTAACAACGGCTTCTAGTGAAAGAAGTATGAGTACTTTAAAAAGAATCAAGACGTTTCTAAGAAATACAATGACACACGATAGATTCTCAAATTTGTGTACTATGGCTATCGAGAAGAAAATGTTGAGTGAATTAGCTACTGACCCAACATTTATTGACAAT tttttgaacatttatttattaccgtTTAGATAA